The Triticum urartu cultivar G1812 unplaced genomic scaffold, Tu2.1 TuUngrouped_contig_10422, whole genome shotgun sequence genome includes a window with the following:
- the LOC125526538 gene encoding uncharacterized protein LOC125526538, translating into MDRNVCVSLVILALVLACPDTEAAAVYNVDQAVMPKSSSSSMRLEDVVARELAVVTTMDLDVRSRVYGAGDISNGALDANKPRCVRNCPAPAGYPYTGRGCNKYYDCRD; encoded by the coding sequence ATGGACAGAAATGTGTGCGTCTCTCTTGTGATCCTTGCCCTTGTGCTCGCTTGCCCAGAcaccgaggcggcggcggtctACAACGTCGACCAGGCGGTGATGCCAaagtcgtcgtcgtcgtcgatgAGGCTGGAGGATGTAGTGGCGCGGGAGCTCGCGGTGGTGACGACGATGGACCTGGACGTGCGCAGCCGCGTCTACGGCGCCGGCGACATCTCCAACGGAGCCCTGGACGCCAACAAGCCACGCTGTGTCCGTAACTGCCCGGCGCCGGCCGGTTATCCGTACACGGGCCGGGGATGCAACAAATACTACGATTGCCGTGATTGA